GCACAAAGGAGAACACGCCGATGGTCAGGGTGATCCTGGCCGCCGTTGCCAACTGGGGGACGTAGGGGATCAGAAATGAAAAATCAAGGGGCATGATCTGTTACAGGGCCAGCCATTTGTCATGGATACGGTCAAAGTCTCCATTGGACTTCACCGTGTCAATGGCCTGATTGATCTTTTCGGTCAGTTCATCCTCGCCGTGGTCCAGGACCACCACAATGTCCACGGAGCGCACCGGGTCATTGATGATTTTCAGGTCCGGGCTGTCCTTGATCTTGGTGGCGGCATAGGCAAATCCCACCACCACGGCGTCCACCCGCTTGTTCTTCAGGTCGATGAGTGCTTCGGAGTTGCGGTTGTACCGCCGCAGATCCTTGACCTTGATGTCCATGTCCGCCAGACTGTCGCCGGCCACTTCGCTGGTGCTGTTGGCCTGGACTCCCACGATTCTGCCGGCCAGGTCTTCCTTGGTGGTGATGTCCGTGACATCGGACCGGGTGACGATGATTTCACTGAGCTGGTAGTAGGGATTGCTCATGTTCACGCTGTCGGATGCCTGGGTGGCTTCTTCCGGGGACATGCAGGAAATGATGATGTCATGGTCCCCTTTTTTCATGCCGGCCACCAGGCCTTCCCAGGCTGTATCCTTTATGACCACGTCAACCCCCAGAGCATTTCCCAGTGCCCGGGCAAAATCAGAGTCAAATCCCTCCACTAGGCCGCTGGTGTTCCTGAATGAAAACGGCGGGTATTCCGGGCAGTTGCCCACGGTGATGCTGCCGCTTTGTTCGATTTTCGACCATCGGCTGTCTCCGGCAGCGGCACAGGTCCAGGTGACAGCAATGACGGCCAGGGCCAGGATAAATGAGGCGAACAGTTTTTTCTTCATAACGGGTTTCCTTTCATTGTTGGATTGATATTTATTATGTGCCGCCGGTTATCGGCAGGCGTTATAGACACGATCAACGGCATGACTGGCTTGGTCAGGGGATGAAAAACGGGGTTCAATCATCAGGTACAGGCCGTCCGGTCCCAGAGTCCGGGCCGCCAGCACGGCATCGTCAACTTTGTGACACACAATCTCCAGCAGCATGCCTTTGTCTTTTATTTTTTCAAGTTCACAAAACATTTCCCGGGACAGCATGATACTGAAATCACAGCGGACACTTTCAAATTTTCCTTCACAGAAGACCTGGAACCAGGAGCCGGACTGGCCGTATCCGTTTTCAACCAGAAAATCATACAAATAATCGTAAAACGCCAGGCTGACATCGGTCATTTCCCTGACCCGCTGCTTCACCCGGTCTTTGTTCTTCACCAGATCCAGCAGAAAGGGCTGGCTTCCCAGAAGGCCGTAAAGGGATGACAGCGCATCCAGGGTCATGGGGGTGTTGACAAAGGCCCGGTTCCGGACCTGAGGGATAACTGCTTAATAACACTGCTTCAGGTCGATCGCCAGGGGGTGGTCCGGGGTGAAGTCCGGCACCGGCTGTGCCAGGTCAAGATCACCGCTTTTGAAATCGATGAAATCCCCTGTGCAGCTGTAGTCATAGTCCCCGCCGGCCAGGACGGCGGTATTTGTGATATCCAGGCCCACCATGAGGCTGGCCATGGGCATGGCATCACCGAAAAAGCAGGTGCCTTCCAGGAAATTGCCGATCCGGTTCAGGTGCCAGTCCGGCAGCAGGTCCCACTCTTTCCTGGGCAGGGAAGTCCTCCATGGTGCCGGTATAAACCCGGGGTTGTCTGAAACCGCGTACACCAGCGGCACGCCGGTTGAACGGTTTTCCCAGAACATCCGGTGCCGGAGCCGGCTTTCCGTGTCACAGATTTTTTCACTACAGATCATCCGATTTGGCATCCCCTTTAAAAAATGAGGATTTTATGGACCGGAAACCAAACAGTCAAATTGTTAATATGGATGGAAATGAACGGATGTATAGAAAAAAATAATAGATGGACCTGAACAGCCAGCAGATCAACTGAATCGGACTTACCGTTTTAACACCGGGGACAGTGTCTTGAACAGACTGGAAAGTGACATGTCGATCTCGGATTCATCCACGGCGAAAAAATCCAAGGGCAGATTGTTTTCCATCAGCAGGGCCTGAAAAATTTCTATGAAAATACCGGGGTCAGCCTGCCATTCCAGGGTCTGAATTTTTTTCCAGGTGTCTTCCTTGTCCAGAAAATCACCGGACCACTGATTTGACCGGCAGGTTTTATGTACCCCGCAACTGGGGCTGCCGTCTATTCCGATAACCCCTTTGAGAAGATATCCGTTTTCCTTGTACATGTGTATCTGGCGGATGAACGGGGCCAGCAGATGCCGGCAGCGGTTTTTAAAAAAAGGATAGGCCAGCTGGTCTTTCACATGGCCCCATCGGCACAGGCCCAGGATTTCAGATTCAGGGCAGGGAAGCTGCACCATGGCGGTGTCATGGTCCATCAGAAAACAGACCAGTTCCTTGACCGCACCCGGGTGGGCGGCTAGGCCCATCACCTTGACATTGACATTCAACAGGCAATGGGACACAAAAATGATTTTTTTCCCCCGTTTCATAATCCGGCTCCTGACGTGTTTGATGGTTTCGTATTTTGAACCCGGATTCGGGTCTCTGTCAAGGGAGATTTCATTTTTGGGTGGTATTGACTGTGTGATGTGTTGGTGTTATTGTGCGTAGTAAACAATGAAAAAGTCACTGCCATTGGAGGCACCCATGAGCCGGCTTACCATCACCCTGGATGACGATTTGCACCAGGCACTTAAAGAAACGGCTGCTCGCCAGGGACGCAGCATCGGGAAAATTATTGAGGAAAGCCTTGTTTTGCGGGGTATTAAATCGATGTCCCACGCAAGGCAACTGGTGGAACAGGCCCGGATCAGGGGCGAGTGCAGTGATGACGAAGCAACCCGCCTTGCCGTTGAAGAAACCCGCGACCTTCGCACTCGATGAGAAAATCGGTCTTGATTATTGATACCGATGTGGTCGCAGCCGGACTCATCACTTCCCGGCCGGACAGTCCCACGGCACAGATTCTGGACGGCATGATCAATGGCAGGCTGGTTTTTCTTTTGTCTCCGGCGCTGCTCGATGAATACCGACAGATATTGCTGAGACCCAAACTGGTCCGGCGTCATGGTCTGACAGAACCGGAGGTCGTGCAGATTCTGACGGAAATCACTGCCAATGCCATCTGGCGGGATCCCCCTGCCGATACAGATCACCTCTCGCCGGATCTTCAGGATTCCCATCTGTGGGCACTTCTGGCATCAGAGCCGGCAGCGGTTCTGATCACGGGGGATCATCTGCTTATTGAAAAACCCAGACCCCGAAGATCAGTCATATCTCCGGCAGCCTGGCTGGCCCATTTTGCCGGCCGACCCCCGGATTCGGGCGGGGCATAAAAAAAGCCCCTGGACGGCGAACCATTCAGGGGCTTTGGGTCAGACTATATAAACGCGGTGATTACACCACAGTTACATTCGTCGCAGCGGGTCCACGCTGGCCTTCAGAAATGTCAAAGGAAACCCGGTCGCCCTCGTTGAGGGATTTGAAACCCATGGCATTAATGCCTGAGTGATGCACGAACACATCTTTCCCACCGTCTTCCTGCTCAATAAATCCAAACCCTTTTGCGTCGTTAAACCATTTTACTGTACCATTGGCCATGTTGGCTTTCTCCTAAAAAAATAAAAAATAAAAAAAATCGCTTCGTACTTTGGGATCAATCAGAAATTAAATCTTGATAAACACCGAAAAGATTGAAACATTATTTGATTATACAGACTTCGGCATTAAAGTCAATCCTTATTTTCTGGGTGTCACCGATTTAAAAAGCAAACGACGCGGTCATCATTGCCGTAAAAGGGGCGTCTACATAATAGCTGGTGTTTCCGGCCCGGCTGTCGTCCATGGCATTGATCACGGACACATATTCATGATCAAACAGATTGGTCAGTTCGAGCGACAGCTTGAGTTTATCGATAAAACACAAGTGGTTGAAGGTATACCCCATTTTCAAATCCGCCACCACATAGTCATCGATCTTTTCATTGTGTTCGGCATCCCCATACCGGCTGCCCATGTAGCGGACCATGGGAATCAGTTCAAAATCCCCCAGGATGTATATCAACCCGGATTTCAGGGTCCATTCAGGGGTATCGATCACCTATTTGTCTTTGGTATCCCGGACAATCCCTTGAAATGTCAGGTCGTCATCGTATGCCAATACCGCATACGTGGGGTTCAGAAAGAAGTTCAGGTGCTCATTGACGAAAAAACTGGTTTCAATTTCCATAGTCTGGACAATCGAACTTCTGATACTGCAACAAAGCTGCTGAAAACGTATCGGCTGAGTCATGGGCTGCTGATAGCCGATGCCTTGATTGCTGCAACAGCCATTGTCAACGGCATCCAACTGATTTCGAAAAACCAGAAAGATTACAGGTTCATTGAACAATTGGAACTCCTGGAATACCCTTCTTCAATTTTATGATGCAGTGATCAGGATCAAGCCATCACGGCCATGCTGGCGAAGTACCACCTCAATATTCATGATTTCATGAGAATGCGCATTGCCGATAAAAAAGGAAACCCGACCAAATCTTCCTATAGCCTGGCGGACATCCGACTCCGGGTGAGAAAGGTGCTGGTGGCCCTGCTCAAAGGACTGACAAAGGCCGATCTGAATCACATCCTCTGGCAAAAACTCAATGGGGTGGTTTTTCGGTTACCCAGTTCATCCACTGAACCGCCCGAAGCTGCGCTGCAGTGTTTGGGTCCACCCCATAAACATTTTGATAAAAGTCAAGCAGCCATACATTCAGGTCCACATCGGCAAATTTTTCAGGATATGCGGCCTTGGCAATTATCATCACATCAATCGGGTATTCCACCCGTTTGTCGCAATTGCAGGGGGTCCAGGGCAGGGCGGTAACCCGCCGGTTTTTGACTGCCCTGAGATCTTTCAGATTCTGATAATAGGGGGCTTCATAAAGTTCACGGGGAGGATGATAACCCCAGGCGGTAATCAGGACGATCACATCGGGATCGATCGCCAGAACCTGTTCGGTACCCAGGATATTCCAGGAACCTTTTGTTCGGAAAGCATTCCGGGCATTCACCACGGTTTCCACAAGCCACGAGTCAATGGTGTTCAAACCTCTCACGTGTCCTGTTCCGCCGGCTTCCCTGGATTTGGGGGAAAGCCCGAAAAGCAGCACGGAAGGTTTCTGATCCTCGGGAATTTCTCTGGTACGATCCATGACAAACCGGACTTGCTTCTCCAGGTATTCGGCCAGGGCCGTTGCCTTCTGTTCGTTTCCGAGGGCCCTTCCGATAATTCTAATTTCTTCCGAAATACTATCCATTTTCGGATTTTTTGTCATATTCGGCCCGAAAAGAACCACAAGCGGTATTCCTAAAGACTCGATCATGCGGATTGTTTTGTGTGTGCTTTCATCATTGGCACTGAGGGTGCAGGAGCCTGCCCTTAAAAACACGACATCCGGATTGAGGGAAGCAAGGGTTTCATAGTTAATGCCGGTACCCGATTGCGCCACCAAAGGCAGGTCCATGAAAAACGGGTTCAGGAAGGTAACAGTGTTCATACCGTCTGTATAGTCATACGATTCCCCGGCCACCGTTGGATAGGTGTATTCCCAGTGTTTGGGAATGCACGCGGATCCCAATCCGACGATTGAATTCTGAACCCCGAGAGCAGTCATGACTGATTCCACAAGGCCATCGCATATGGTCACCACCCGTTCAATTTTCATGGGTACCTTGACGGATACGCCCCGTTGGTCGGTTACGGAACGAAAAGAATCGGAATTTTCCGAAGCGTATATATCAGGTGCGGCTGTCAGAAGAATTCCCAGACAAACAAACCATTCAAAAAAAAACCGTAAACGCATCATGATCATTTCCTTTCAATTTCAGGTAATTCCCCTGGGCACCACCATCCTTATTCCGTCTACTTCTTTTGTGGTGCATATTTCGTGGTAAATACCGTTTAAAACCTTTTCCGTCATGACTTCATCTGTTGTACCTTGAATAACAATGCCTTTGCCATCAAGCACAACCACTTTGTGGCAAAACCAGATCACATGATTGGGATCATGACTGCAGGCGATCACTGTGATTCCCTGTGCGGTGATACGTCGCAGCATTTTCCAGATCCTGATCTGGTTGCTGAAATCGAGAGCCGAGGTGGGCTCATCCAGAAAAAGAAGCTTGGTTTCCTGGGCGATGGCCCTGGCAATAAGCACCATCTGCCGCTGTCCTCCGGATAAACGATTGTAGGCACGATCGGCAAGATTACGGATATCCAGCATGTGCAGGGCTTCCAGGGCAATGGCCTTGTCTCGTTTGCTGATTCCGAATATTCCCCCAAGATGAGGGGTCCTCCCCATCAGAACCACTTCCCGGACCAGATAGGGAAACGGCGGTTTGTGTTCCTGGGGGACATAGGCTGCGTGCCTTGCCATTTGTGCCACACTGGCTTTTTGAATATCCATGTCGTCCATGATAACCATCCCGGAGTTGTATTTCAGAAACTTGAGACAACATTTAAACAAGGTGGTTTTTCCTGATCCGTTGGGGCCAAAAAGTCCGAGGAGTTGACCCGGGGCTGCCTCGAAGGAAACCCCGTTCAGTATCGGCGTTTTTCCATAGCCAAAATGAAGATTATGTACCTGCAGCATGGGTTGCTCTTCAAATCCGAACCAGATTTTCCGTTTTACTCCGGTATCCGGCTCCTTCAAGACATTTTCCAACAATGATGAGACCGGCAAAATCCTCTTTGATACCCTGAACTTTTTCGGTGATGTTTTTCAGTGTTCCTTGAACAATGTTTTGTTTTTCATCATGACCGAGATGGTATATGACCGCAACGGGAAGATTTTCAGGATAATGATCTGTCAACCGTTTGATCAGGTTTTCCAGATTCCATAAGGCCATATAAAACACCATGGTGGCGGGATACCTGGACAAATCTTCGAAAATATCGTTATCCTGATCATTTTCCGTGAGAAATAACGGCGAGGTTTGCAGGACAAAGCGGGTATCGTACGCAGGAATGCTCGATTTTTTCAATGCGGCCATGGCCGCTGAAAAGGTTCCTACGCCGGGAAGGATATCCACTTCATCTACCTCAAACCCCTCGATGAACCAGTGGGACGGACCGAACAAACAGGGATCTCCGTTTTCGAGAAGGGCCACATTTTTACCATTGGCCATCTTTTCCTTGACGTATCCGACAATCTCTTCTCTGATGCGGATTCTTTCCTTTTTAAAACTTTCGATGAGCGACGGGTCTGAATGCACCAGCTCTCGCCAGGGTTTGCCTTTGTAATCGAAAAGGCCTTTCCATGGATTGCAGAACACCGGTTTTTTGTCAATATAAGATGCAAAATGCTTTTTGGTTTCCTCAGGACAAAGGATAATATCCGCCATTTCAATGCACCGCAAAGCTTCGAGTGTGGTTTGATCCGGGCCGCCGGGGCCCGTGCCGATAACAAAGAGTTTGCCTTTTTTCATGAATTAACCTCCAAAAGCCGTATGGCCTTTTGATCGTAAAAGATAAAACAGATAAGGAGCCCCAAGGATAGAAGTCAGTATGCCTATGGGAATTTCAGCGGTGGTGAGGGTCCTGGCCAGGGTATCACAGACAAGCAGATAAACGCCGCCAAGCATGGCTGCAGCCGGAATGACGAACCGGTTATCCGGGCCCAGAACCATTCTTGCGGCATGGGGCATCATCAATCCGACCCAGGCGATAATACCGACTGTGGAAACGGAAACAGCGGTGCACAGGGTGGCCATAATGATAAGAATCAATTTGTACCGTTCGGGATGTATTCCGAGCGCACGGGCTTCTTCATCTCCCATGGACAAAATGTTCAGTTTCCAGCCAAGGGACCATTGCAGAACAAAACAGATAAGAACAACGGGTGAAACGATAAGTACATCTTTCCATGTGGTGTAATAAAATCCTCCCATAAGCCAGAACACGATTTCCCGCAAAGCCGTGTCATGGGCCACGTATTTCAGAATGGACACCAGTGCGGAAAATACGGAACCGATGATAACCCCGGCAAGAATCAAGGTGATGACGGGTGTTTCTCCCCTTATTCTTCCCAGGCTGTAGGTTCCCATGACAGCGATCATCCCGAAGAGGAAAGCCGAAATCTGGACAGAGAAATAAAAGGCGGGGAAAACTATTCCCAAAGCGGCCCCGAAGGCGGCTCCGGAAGAAACGCCAAGAATGTAAGGCTCCACCAGAGGATTTCGGAAACACCCCTGAAAAACAGCCCCTGCCGTGGCAAGGCCGATGCCGATGGCCATGGCCAGGAGTATTCTTGGAAAACGTAAATCCCAGACTATGGTTTTTTGTAATGGATTCAACTGATCTGAAATCTGATAAGGGTTCAGGTGAGCCGATAACACCTGGTAAACGTCGGCAATGGTTATTTTATAGGCGCCCATGGTCATGGACAGAGCAGCCGTCAAAAAAAGAAGAGCAACTAACGAAAACAAAAGCAGCATTTTCCATTTTTCGGAGAAAACTTCCGCATCCTTTTCCTCCTCAATGTCTTTTTCCCGTTGAAAAACATAGATAAATTCGCTTTTTGCTCGAGTGAGACGACTGGGTGTTTCATCAGAGGTGTTTTTTTCAAGTTCCATGGTGTTTTGTTCATTCAGTGGAATTATTTCGCTATCCTTCATTGTTAAAACTTCAACCCCATTTCGACTGCAAACACCTGGCGCGGCATGCTGTAACCGGCCTGTTCCTGGTAATTGGTACCGGTTATGTTGCTGCAGGATAACTTCAGGTTGTAAAGAAGTCCTCCAATTGTCATCCCCTGTTCGAACCCCGCATCCAGGGTGGCGTAATCTCCCAAAGTTTCCCCTTTCTGGGCTTCTCTTTTGCCAACATAGCGGGCACTTGCTATAAGCCAGCCATCGTTCCAAACCTGATATTGGCTGAGCAGCTTGATTTTGTGCCTGGGAAGTAAATCAGGCAGGTAATATGTGTAATCCTTGTCATAAGCCGTATCGCTCACCGAGTTTTCCTGGTAGAGATAAGCGGCAGTTGCCCGGAAGCGATCCCCTAATTTCAATGCCAGTTCCAGTTCACCACCATACAGACGCACGTTATCCGTATTGTAAAGGCAGTTGCTGCCCAGGCCGCTCCCCGGAGCGGTAATCCCATTGTCATTGATAAAATCTTTGATATCGTAATAAAAAACAGCGGCCCTTGCGGACAAAGGACCATAATCCTTAATGATTCCCAATTCATATTCCAATGCAGTTTCAGGGTCCAGCGTCGGATTGCTCTCGTTGGCGCAACGCGCCCACCAGTAGTAATCTCAGGGACACGGCAGCCGATAGGATCGACTGACCGCAGCGTAAAGAGCGGTGGTATCGTTGGCCTGAAAATCGATTTTCAGGCTGGGAAACCAGTCTTTGTCGGTTTCTTTTTTACCGGTGGTGGGAAAAGCCGGGCTTGTACCTCCTGATTCAAACCATGCAAAGTAAGTGTCCTTATCAAGAGAATAATAACGAACGCCCGGCGTGATTTTCCATCGGTCTCCCAATTTGATGACATCCTGGACATAAAGGGATCTGACGATATAAATATTTCGAATTCCGCTGGGTTGCCCCAGTTCCTGATATTCAGCACCGAATGTAAAGCTGTGACGGTCAAAAAGATTCACATCTCTGTATTCGGCAATAAAACCCCGGCTCCGGTCATCAATGAAGTCCTCGATAAAGTCTGTACCCCGGTAGTAATATGTATCTCTTTTGCCTTCGGTTTGAAATCCATGCACACTAAAGGTGCCAGGTCCGAAGGGAATCTCGAAAATGGCATCCAGGTAATGGGTCTCCTTATCCCAGCGTGGCTTGGGATCACCGGGAAACTGCAGGGTGGAGGGAAGATGCCTTAACTGATCCGCAGTTCCCAAAAATGTCGGATAACCCGCATCATAGTCCCCGCGCGATGGGTCGTTGACCACGGGAAATCCGTATGTGACATCACTGAATTTGGCGCCTAATTTCAGTGTTGCATCCGAAGGCAGAAAGAAGGTAAGATGCCCGTTGATATTCTTGTTTTCCTGGAAATTGTTTCTCAGATATCCGTCCGTTTCCTGGCTGCTGGCCGAGAGATGATAGCCGAGAAAGTTTCCTGCACCGCCATCAACGGATGCTCTGAAATGGCTGGTTTCAAAAGATCCGTAGCCGCCACTAATGGAAAAATCAGGTTTTGGATCTTCGGTTTTCTGTCCTTTTTTGGTGATCAGGTTGATGACACCGCCAATGGCGAATGGATGCAGTACCGAATGTCCTCCCCGAATAATCTCAATCCGCTCGATGTCATCCATGTTCAAGGTTGACCAATCCACAATGTAACGTCCGTTATGGCCGGTGTGATTGATGCGGCGCCCGTCTATCTGAATGACCAGACGGCCTTCGTTGAGTCCCCGGATGGAAACCTCATCTCCGGGACTTGAAATCAGGGGATTGATTCTTTGAACATCAACGGCTCCGATTTCCTTGAGCACATCCGTCAGATTGCGGACCGTTCCGGCTTTCCGGAAATCATCCATGTTTATAATGGTTTTGTCCACGTTGATTTCAACTCCTTGCTGAGGAGCCATAACCGTGATGGGTGAAAGCTGGTACACTTGATTAGTCTCTTTGCCGGTTTCCGCAGACAAAATATTCCCCCAAAGAAAGACCAGCAGAAAACCCGAAAGGGCTGAAATAATTTTCAATCTCAATGTGGAAAGCACTTTTGATAGAAATCCGGTTAGCATCTTGTCTCCTCCTTTCTCATCAGCCTGCCCGAAAAGTCATTATCGGCAAGCGGCGTTAATTACGGGATATTCATTATTTTCGTGCCACGGCTGTATACCGCCCGGGCATATCTTTTATTTCCGGTTCTTGAAACCCCGCCGCCAGAAACAGGCCGGCCATCTGTCTTGCATGGGGCAGAAGATCTTTTTCTACGCCGGTATGGGATGCATGATGCGCCGCCAGCTCCCGGCGGCTCATCAAATGGGCGATGACCAGGTATCCCCCGGGTTTGAGGACCCGGCCCATCTCCTGCAGGGCAATGGCCGGGTCCTCAAAATGCGGAAATGCGGCAAAACAGATCACCCGGTGAAATATCCCTGTGCCGAAAGGTATCTCAAGGACATTCGCCTGGACGACCAGATCATTGTCCGCCCGGGTTTTCCGGCGGGCCTGTCCCACCATGGGAAACGACAGATCAAAAGCGAACACCCGTCCGGAAATGCCGGCCAGGGGCTCCAGGTAGGGAATCAGGATGCCCGGTCCTGTGCCCACATCCAGTATGGTCTCTCCTGGGGTCACCCCGAAGGTCTGGATCAGTTTCTGCAGCCGTTCCCGCACCGGTCCGGGGTAATGGGCCTGTTCCCAGTTTTCAGCCCTTTGATCAAAAAAATCGGATCTGGATGTCATCGCGTTTCCTGTCTGTCAATATGTCAATTCTTTCCGATTGGGTTACATCACCATTCATATTTGATTTCACCCACCGTAAACATACCGGGTGATTTTTCATCTTCGCTTCGCAGATAGGTTTCATCAAACAGGTTCTGGACCGCAAGACTTGCGGAGAGGCCCGGAAGCAGAAAATCCAGGTTGCGCCACAGTTTGACATCCACGGTTTCATACCCGCCGATTTCCTCCGTGTTCATGTCATCGCTGTACTGGTTTCCGATGTGGTTGAGTACAACCCGGGCATTGATAATGGAGGAGAAAACATCCACCCCGGCGCTGAAGCTGTGTTCGGGCACATATTCCAAACGCTTTCCTTCCAGTTCCGGACGTTCATCGAATTTGTCTATGAGCGATTCATTGAAGGTATAACCGGCAAAAAACCGGATATGCGTGTTGGGCCGGAAGGCAAGATCCGCCTCAAACCCCTTGATCTCCACCTCGGTGACATTGTTCATCAGATACACCGCCCGGTTCC
Above is a window of Desulfotignum balticum DSM 7044 DNA encoding:
- a CDS encoding class I SAM-dependent methyltransferase; protein product: MTSRSDFFDQRAENWEQAHYPGPVRERLQKLIQTFGVTPGETILDVGTGPGILIPYLEPLAGISGRVFAFDLSFPMVGQARRKTRADNDLVVQANVLEIPFGTGIFHRVICFAAFPHFEDPAIALQEMGRVLKPGGYLVIAHLMSRRELAAHHASHTGVEKDLLPHARQMAGLFLAAGFQEPEIKDMPGRYTAVARK